The following proteins are co-located in the Lacticaseibacillus paracasei subsp. paracasei genome:
- a CDS encoding PRD domain-containing protein, translating into MNAVEKLYATIVQHFPTERITTNQAADAVGLTRGVTSSYLSKLEKQGKLLKTGSRPVYWQVKRDHSAFDDLIGFHGSLSTNIQLAIEAIVYPTHGLPIFITGPAGSGKLPFAQAIYHEAIRREVLKKTAVFKIIDCANYKDHPGTLKKKLQSENNATTADGTAESGYLYIKNVQMLGSSDQHYLFTHTNQQQTTAFRYIYSGTTEIFKAARVWFKSAAVQIKLSAFSDRPLNERITFAAMYLQQQADQINKEILIAPNELIKLANFDHVNNITALNNRVQLLCAGAYAKAPDHTQLRLGQTDTSAILVTPKQQTLQARITSLITSALQLGPTTDTLFKKLSDSLNNGESITEQNFLLAKVLNQVDTIASEKLLSVFAQAIQKDAKTYITHVYGVTFPSDNIFWQNVALAFAFAGLCRDNLPDTQSALKIQKAIKHRYPRSYYLFKHFLTKLKAQYVQSPYYYLPFFMMMIHCESKIESVQYNAILLAHGEHTASSIQQVVNSLCGNYFFEAFDMPIDVTLDQINGYVQEYLTDQSPSAKGNIVLFDMGSLRQMFREIKKVSDQELIVVNNVTTAMALDIGLRVQRNDAFQSIAEASEQYGATTEAQYYEGLSNKKNIIVSCMSGVGLSEEVKKLIDATLSPALEVIAVDYKELHTLLTNHDRKFFSNTQLILTTTDVAGDIGADIGIDIVNVYNVFDKASSQKMQTVLRNCGESPQSINELIDRLVRFLSIEGIRGRLQILNPDIVIQESQRIVSHYEDFYNVKFGSRLKLNLFMHLSLMIERMMTSKRSTTSIDRATLTPPEQEFFSLSSGIFQPVEQKFNIKVQDYEIALLYQLLKDFIFVA; encoded by the coding sequence TTGAACGCAGTAGAAAAACTTTATGCGACAATTGTGCAACACTTTCCAACTGAACGAATCACAACTAATCAGGCTGCCGATGCAGTGGGGCTAACACGCGGCGTGACCAGTAGTTATTTATCTAAGCTCGAAAAGCAAGGCAAACTGCTCAAGACCGGCAGTAGACCAGTTTACTGGCAAGTCAAGCGGGACCATTCCGCTTTTGACGACTTAATCGGTTTCCACGGTAGTTTAAGCACTAACATTCAGCTGGCAATCGAAGCAATCGTCTATCCAACACATGGATTGCCGATCTTCATCACTGGTCCAGCCGGTAGTGGCAAGTTGCCATTTGCTCAGGCAATTTATCACGAAGCCATTCGTCGTGAAGTGCTTAAGAAAACAGCTGTGTTTAAAATCATTGATTGTGCCAACTATAAGGATCATCCAGGGACACTCAAAAAGAAGTTGCAAAGTGAGAACAATGCAACGACGGCAGATGGCACCGCCGAAAGTGGCTACTTGTATATTAAAAATGTGCAGATGCTAGGCTCATCAGATCAACACTATCTTTTCACGCACACCAACCAGCAACAAACCACTGCTTTTCGTTACATCTATTCAGGAACAACTGAAATTTTTAAAGCAGCGCGTGTCTGGTTCAAAAGTGCAGCGGTTCAGATTAAACTAAGCGCTTTTAGCGATCGACCTTTAAACGAGCGCATTACGTTTGCGGCGATGTACCTTCAACAACAGGCTGATCAAATCAATAAAGAGATCTTGATCGCACCAAACGAGTTGATCAAACTGGCAAATTTTGATCACGTCAATAACATCACGGCATTGAATAACCGTGTTCAGTTGCTTTGCGCTGGCGCCTATGCCAAAGCGCCTGACCACACGCAGCTACGGCTTGGTCAAACCGATACAAGTGCGATTCTGGTAACGCCTAAACAACAGACCTTGCAAGCAAGAATCACATCTTTGATCACCAGCGCGTTGCAGCTTGGCCCAACAACTGATACGCTTTTTAAGAAACTTTCTGACTCGCTAAACAATGGCGAGTCCATCACTGAACAGAATTTTCTTCTGGCGAAAGTGCTCAATCAAGTCGATACCATTGCTAGTGAAAAACTTCTGTCTGTATTTGCTCAAGCCATTCAAAAAGACGCCAAAACGTATATCACGCATGTATATGGTGTAACGTTTCCAAGCGACAATATTTTCTGGCAAAATGTGGCACTTGCCTTCGCATTCGCGGGTCTTTGTCGCGACAACTTGCCAGACACACAATCAGCACTGAAAATTCAGAAAGCAATCAAGCACCGTTATCCTCGAAGTTACTACCTTTTCAAGCACTTTTTGACTAAGTTAAAAGCGCAGTATGTTCAAAGCCCTTACTATTATTTGCCATTCTTCATGATGATGATTCATTGCGAAAGTAAAATCGAATCAGTGCAATACAATGCCATCCTGCTTGCTCACGGCGAACACACCGCATCGAGCATCCAGCAAGTGGTGAATTCGCTTTGCGGTAATTACTTTTTTGAGGCATTTGATATGCCCATTGATGTGACACTTGATCAAATCAACGGTTACGTTCAGGAATACCTAACCGATCAAAGTCCATCTGCTAAGGGTAATATTGTCTTATTCGATATGGGTTCTTTGCGCCAGATGTTCAGAGAAATTAAAAAGGTATCTGATCAAGAACTGATTGTGGTCAACAACGTAACTACTGCTATGGCGCTCGATATTGGCCTGCGCGTTCAGCGTAATGATGCCTTCCAGTCCATCGCTGAAGCCAGCGAGCAATATGGTGCAACAACTGAAGCCCAATATTACGAAGGCTTATCAAACAAGAAGAACATTATCGTCTCTTGCATGTCTGGCGTCGGTCTGTCTGAAGAAGTCAAAAAGCTAATTGATGCGACCCTTTCGCCAGCACTTGAAGTCATTGCTGTTGACTACAAAGAACTCCATACCCTGCTCACCAATCATGATCGAAAATTTTTCTCCAATACCCAGTTAATCTTAACCACCACCGATGTTGCTGGCGATATCGGGGCCGATATCGGCATTGATATCGTGAATGTCTATAATGTTTTCGATAAGGCTTCCTCACAAAAAATGCAAACTGTCCTACGCAATTGTGGTGAAAGCCCCCAGTCCATTAATGAACTCATTGATCGATTGGTTCGCTTCTTGTCGATAGAAGGTATCCGCGGCCGCTTGCAGATCCTGAATCCCGATATTGTCATTCAAGAAAGTCAACGCATTGTCTCCCACTACGAAGATTTCTACAACGTCAAATTCGGATCCAGACTAAAGCTCAATCTCTTCATGCACTTGTCCTTAATGATTGAACGCATGATGACCAGCAAACGCAGCACTACTTCAATTGATCGCGCAACCTTAACCCCCCCTGAGCAAGAATTCTTCTCCCTTTCCAGCGGCATTTTTCAGCCAGTTGAGCAAAAATTCAATATCAAGGTACAGGACTACGAAATTGCTTTGCTTTATCAACTGCTCAAGGACTTTATTTTTGTGGCGTGA
- a CDS encoding PTS sugar transporter subunit IIA, translating into MKYLLLVSHGDFSSGLKQTLGMFAGDDAIGSVIAVGLKPDEAASTFGTRFEALLNTLPEDASFVVLADIVGGSPLTTVCNILNDHGKLQDTLVLGGMNFPMALTTLMSKDSLDNSALKEKAFSEATAAIKEFQTTSSEASDDDDI; encoded by the coding sequence ATGAAATATTTGCTTCTTGTCAGTCACGGTGATTTCTCCAGTGGCTTAAAGCAAACCTTGGGTATGTTTGCGGGCGATGATGCGATTGGTTCTGTCATTGCGGTTGGTTTAAAACCCGATGAAGCAGCTTCAACATTTGGAACACGGTTTGAGGCATTGCTAAACACCCTGCCAGAGGATGCAAGCTTTGTTGTTCTGGCAGATATTGTCGGCGGTAGTCCACTCACAACGGTTTGCAACATTTTGAACGACCATGGCAAGCTGCAAGATACGCTTGTTCTTGGCGGGATGAACTTCCCAATGGCGTTAACCACATTGATGTCGAAAGACAGTTTAGATAACTCAGCGTTAAAAGAAAAAGCATTTTCAGAAGCAACCGCGGCCATCAAAGAATTTCAGACGACCTCATCAGAAGCTTCTGACGATGACGATATTTAA
- a CDS encoding PTS system mannose/fructose/N-acetylgalactosamine-transporter subunit IIB yields MAISFVRIDDRMIHGLITVRWGKEYPMDGIIAVNDKAANNPILKEAYMAASDKKTFVWTLDHFDKVKDKVLNSATKYFLITKSPQDMKKILVDMNFKPGDIKTVVVGPGNDRDNAVKLGDNQSFTQEEGDAFEAIEKAGYKVEFALLPDQRIGSWDKFKSRFGY; encoded by the coding sequence ATGGCAATTTCGTTTGTACGTATTGATGATCGCATGATTCATGGCTTGATCACGGTTCGTTGGGGCAAGGAATACCCGATGGATGGGATTATTGCGGTAAACGACAAAGCGGCAAACAATCCGATTTTGAAGGAAGCCTATATGGCAGCGTCTGACAAGAAGACCTTCGTTTGGACGTTAGATCATTTTGACAAGGTTAAGGATAAGGTGTTGAACTCAGCAACCAAGTATTTTCTCATCACCAAGAGTCCTCAAGATATGAAAAAGATCTTGGTCGATATGAACTTCAAGCCGGGCGACATTAAAACAGTTGTTGTCGGTCCAGGTAATGATCGCGACAACGCGGTCAAACTCGGAGACAATCAGTCCTTTACCCAAGAGGAAGGCGATGCCTTTGAAGCGATTGAGAAGGCTGGTTATAAAGTTGAGTTTGCGCTGTTGCCAGATCAGCGGATTGGTAGTTGGGACAAATTCAAGTCACGCTTTGGGTATTAA
- a CDS encoding PTS mannose/fructose/sorbose/N-acetylgalactosamine transporter subunit IIC, translated as MTISWFQAAILGVFACLCSNSCMAGQAVGNYTIGRPLVGGLVCGIILGNLQLGIACGVAMQLVYIALVTPGGTVSADVRAISYIGIPLAMVAISSQGLNPLGGGAANLAKSVGTLVGTVGTVLYYAVATMNLVWQSFGWKDVHNGKLDKLTAVNFGWPWISHALFSFLPTMLLTYYGATAVTALRSALPMDGIAMKTLFTVGGMLPCVGIAILLRQIVGKAADFIPFLVGFTLAASLHLNLVSVTVVSLLFAVIIYEIEMSGSNNTPSKGSAAPADGPSDDDDDEEDI; from the coding sequence ATGACAATTAGTTGGTTTCAAGCAGCTATTTTAGGTGTTTTCGCTTGCTTATGTTCCAACTCATGTATGGCTGGTCAAGCGGTTGGTAATTATACCATTGGCCGTCCATTGGTTGGGGGTCTTGTCTGTGGCATTATTCTAGGTAATCTTCAGTTAGGGATTGCCTGCGGGGTTGCGATGCAGTTGGTTTATATCGCATTGGTTACCCCAGGTGGTACTGTTTCTGCCGATGTTCGTGCTATTTCTTATATTGGGATTCCTCTAGCAATGGTTGCAATTTCTTCGCAAGGATTGAATCCGCTGGGTGGCGGTGCTGCTAACTTGGCTAAGTCAGTTGGGACATTAGTCGGAACTGTCGGGACGGTTTTGTACTACGCTGTTGCAACAATGAACCTAGTTTGGCAGTCCTTTGGTTGGAAAGACGTTCATAATGGCAAGCTTGATAAATTAACAGCTGTTAACTTTGGCTGGCCTTGGATCTCACATGCATTGTTCTCATTTTTACCAACAATGTTACTCACATACTATGGTGCTACGGCGGTTACAGCTTTGCGTAGTGCCTTACCAATGGACGGCATTGCCATGAAGACACTGTTCACGGTCGGCGGCATGCTGCCATGTGTCGGGATTGCGATTCTGCTTCGGCAAATTGTTGGTAAAGCAGCTGATTTCATTCCGTTCTTAGTTGGGTTCACACTTGCTGCTTCACTACACTTGAACTTAGTCTCAGTCACAGTTGTATCGTTACTGTTTGCGGTTATTATTTATGAAATTGAGATGTCTGGTTCTAACAACACACCTTCAAAAGGTAGTGCAGCACCAGCAGATGGACCAAGTGATGATGACGATGATGAGGAGGATATTTGA
- a CDS encoding PTS system mannose/fructose/sorbose family transporter subunit IID — METTNDMKKLDHKTLTKSFHRWFWGALTCFSQEHMQTFGYMASMLPILRKLYPKHDDQVKAIHAYTAFFNTNPMLGTVIVGITASMEQARANGKEIDGETINDMRAGLMGPIAGIGDSLIDGTLIPILLGISLGMSTGGSPVGAIFYIVAWVLMAYFGQRFLYFRGYRFGDQAVSFLVGKQGAAVRHAIGIVGSMVVGGVLASWVNVTTSLKLRGADGKVFLNLQDKLNSIYPGLLTVLVTLFCWWLMAKKHVSAIWTMLLLVVVSLVGVLVGFFNPGLSY; from the coding sequence ATGGAAACGACAAATGATATGAAAAAGCTTGATCACAAAACACTGACAAAATCTTTTCATCGTTGGTTCTGGGGTGCGTTGACCTGCTTCTCACAAGAACATATGCAGACTTTTGGGTATATGGCTTCAATGCTGCCAATTCTCAGAAAACTGTATCCGAAACATGATGATCAGGTAAAAGCCATTCACGCATACACCGCGTTCTTCAACACCAATCCAATGCTTGGGACCGTGATTGTCGGGATTACGGCCAGCATGGAACAGGCGCGTGCGAACGGTAAAGAAATTGACGGCGAGACCATTAACGATATGCGTGCTGGCCTGATGGGCCCAATCGCTGGTATTGGTGATTCATTGATTGATGGGACCTTGATTCCCATTCTCTTAGGGATTTCCCTTGGTATGTCGACTGGCGGTTCACCAGTCGGGGCGATTTTCTACATTGTTGCCTGGGTATTGATGGCATACTTTGGCCAACGTTTCCTTTATTTCCGTGGTTATCGCTTCGGTGATCAAGCGGTTAGTTTCTTAGTTGGTAAACAAGGCGCGGCTGTTCGTCACGCTATCGGGATTGTCGGCAGTATGGTTGTTGGTGGTGTTCTGGCATCATGGGTTAACGTCACAACATCACTCAAATTACGTGGTGCTGATGGCAAAGTCTTCCTGAATCTGCAAGACAAGCTGAACAGCATCTATCCTGGTTTGCTGACAGTACTTGTAACATTATTCTGCTGGTGGTTGATGGCGAAGAAGCATGTTTCAGCTATCTGGACCATGCTGCTACTCGTTGTTGTTTCGCTCGTCGGTGTTCTAGTTGGTTTCTTCAACCCTGGCCTGTCTTACTAA
- a CDS encoding PTS sugar transporter — protein sequence MTIDEMTKGYEKEVAYQKHMLKNLGYWFQLCTILSGVGIVLIYFFHGKTLWLNIVGIVLIVLGALGMLMFGYSGWKGQQNVRAVVDDYDKKIKYFQKKVRQQTGITPKAK from the coding sequence ATGACAATTGACGAAATGACTAAGGGATACGAAAAAGAAGTTGCTTATCAGAAGCATATGTTGAAAAACCTAGGCTACTGGTTTCAACTTTGCACCATTCTCAGTGGCGTTGGCATTGTTCTGATCTACTTCTTCCATGGCAAGACCTTGTGGTTAAACATCGTTGGCATTGTGCTCATAGTCCTGGGTGCACTGGGGATGTTGATGTTCGGATATTCAGGTTGGAAAGGGCAGCAGAATGTTCGCGCGGTTGTTGACGACTATGACAAGAAAATCAAATATTTTCAAAAGAAGGTTCGTCAGCAGACGGGCATTACGCCCAAAGCCAAATAG
- a CDS encoding IS30 family transposase, whose translation MTHSQTNTHKHYQQLSFSDRATIQALQAAGDTATVIAQKLHRSKATISREITRGSVTQLDSKRHSHQVYLAETAQAMHDRKRDRTGHYAFLKTGRAFFKALARELTRKPRVHSVDSFVHFYRDQGKACPSTTTVYRYIDAGLLELDNMTLPKKLRRRIKGYKNAHKRKNKKIYGDSIELRPAAVNDRTGVGHWEGDLVKGIRLADEPALMTLTERYSRTEIIVKIPDYHAGTCLKALQDTIDDYGAKEFESITFDNGSEFAKLSEIVGTQIYFAHPYSPWERGTNENANGLLREFFPKGKSLRAITLVEIQAVQSALNHRPRRILNYLRPCDYYRCMA comes from the coding sequence ATGACCCACTCTCAGACTAACACCCACAAGCATTACCAACAACTCAGTTTTAGCGACCGTGCTACAATTCAGGCCCTTCAGGCTGCTGGTGACACCGCGACCGTGATTGCACAGAAGCTTCATCGCAGTAAAGCGACAATCTCACGAGAAATCACGCGTGGATCTGTAACTCAGCTCGACTCGAAGCGTCACTCGCATCAAGTCTATCTTGCGGAAACTGCCCAAGCCATGCACGACCGTAAACGCGATAGAACCGGTCACTACGCCTTTCTTAAGACCGGCCGTGCGTTCTTCAAGGCTCTCGCCAGGGAGCTTACTCGTAAGCCGCGCGTACACAGCGTTGATAGCTTCGTACACTTCTATCGCGACCAGGGCAAGGCTTGCCCTTCAACGACAACTGTCTATCGCTACATCGACGCCGGGCTGCTTGAGCTAGACAACATGACACTTCCCAAGAAGCTCCGACGCCGCATCAAAGGCTATAAGAACGCCCACAAGCGCAAGAATAAGAAGATATACGGCGACTCAATCGAGTTGCGTCCTGCGGCCGTGAATGACCGCACAGGCGTGGGACATTGGGAAGGCGACTTGGTCAAAGGTATTCGCTTAGCTGATGAGCCAGCATTAATGACGCTCACAGAACGGTACAGCCGGACTGAGATCATCGTCAAGATTCCTGACTATCATGCGGGCACCTGCCTTAAAGCCTTGCAGGACACGATCGACGACTACGGGGCCAAGGAATTTGAGAGTATCACTTTTGACAATGGTTCCGAGTTTGCCAAGTTATCAGAGATTGTTGGAACCCAGATTTACTTCGCACATCCGTACTCGCCTTGGGAGCGTGGCACAAACGAGAACGCCAATGGACTGCTTAGGGAATTCTTCCCGAAAGGGAAGTCTCTCAGAGCAATTACCCTGGTTGAAATTCAAGCAGTCCAATCCGCACTGAACCATCGTCCCAGACGTATTCTGAACTATCTTCGCCCATGCGATTACTACCGATGCATGGCGTAA